The following are encoded in a window of Vigna unguiculata cultivar IT97K-499-35 chromosome 8, ASM411807v1, whole genome shotgun sequence genomic DNA:
- the LOC114194814 gene encoding uncharacterized protein LOC114194814, which produces MSFGVTNAPAIFMDYMNKIFRPYLDQFVVVFIDDILIYSKSRDEHAEHLRVVLGILREHKLYGKLSKCEFWLDKVQFLGHVISAQGIVVDPVKIETVVKWERPQIVTEVRSFLGLAGYYRQFVEGFSKMVSPLTQLTRKDQPFSWTDECEVCFEDMKMRLTTAPILAILDTTKTFEVYCDASYQGLGCVLMQEKRPIAYVI; this is translated from the coding sequence atgTCGTTCGGGGTGACAAATGCTCCTGCTattttcatggactacatgaacaagATATTTCGACCGTACCTGGATCAGTTTGTTGTCGTGTTTATTGATGACATACTGATATACTCTAAGAGTCGAGATGAACACGCAGAGCATCTGAGAGTGGTGCTTGGAATTCTCAGAGAGCATAAACTGTATGGGAAGCTGTCGAAGTGTGAGTTTTGGTTGGATAAGGTACAGTTCTTGGGCCATGTAATCTCAGCCCAAGGCATAGTAGTGGACCCAGTAAAAATTGAAACggtggtgaagtgggagagacCGCAGATAGTTACTGAGGTGAGAAGCTTCTTGGGTCTGGCGGGTTATTACAGACAATTTGTGGAAGGGTTttccaagatggtgagtccattGACTCAACTCACTAGAAAGGACCAGCCTTTCTCTTGGACAGACGAGTGTGAAGTCTGTTTTGAGGACATGAAGATGAGATTGACCACTGCACCGATACTAGCTATTCTTGACACAACCAAGACgtttgaggtgtactgtgatgcTTCATACCAGGGCTTAGGTTGTGTATTGATGCAGGAGAAACGGCCTATTGCTTATGTGATATGA
- the LOC114194815 gene encoding uncharacterized protein LOC114194815: MAANRRRRSSGTDDIAEAINLMVDAMQTPVAAQPRMAIAPVRVPTVEDFVRHKLAEFTCKASPDEANLWLRKCKKIFKVMNCEDEQKLLFATYLLNEDAEYWWAGMQQQMQTREELIDWANFRTRFLEKYFPNTARQDREAEFLALQQGDMTNIIEEWRCLKFEQGLKHELKKVVIPLREIRFSVLVEQAKSAEHLEKGPGPVARHQKSVVEARQMKKPYSRPQTSQGPICYQCGGPHLKRNCPQLTGGVGGSGDRRKCFICDKPGHFANNCQEKKSLSVKKPAASPVERARAVGRVFALTSTETTRSGNLILEPCLLLGYSVLVLFNSGVTHSFIANACVRRLNLVKRDLGCELLVSTPSSGQVATSSVCVGCSMEVARHIFKVNLV; this comes from the exons ATGGCTGCTAACAGGAGGAGAAGGAGTAGTGGTACTGATGACATCGCAGAGGCTATTAACCTGATGGTGGATGCAATGCAGACACCGGTAGCAGCACAACCTAGAATGGCGATTGCACCAGTTAGGGTGCCGACTGTGGAGGACTTCGTGCGCCACAAGCTAGCGGAGTTCACTTGCAAAGCCTCTCCCGATGAAGCGAATCTGTGGCTCCGCAAATGTAAGAAGATCTTCAAAGTGATGAACTGTGAAGATGAGCAGAAGCTGCTGTTTGCCACATATTTGCTGAATGAGGATGCAGAGTATTGGTGGGCGGGAATGCAACAGCAGATGCAGACTCGAGAGGAACTGATAGATTGGGCTAACTTCAGGACGCGGTTCCTGGAGAAATATTTCCCTAACACAGCCAGGCAGGACAGGGAAGCTGAGTTCCTTGCACTACAGCAAGGGGATATGACG AACATTATTGAGGAGTGGAGGTGCTTGAAGTTTGAGCAAGGACTCAAACATGAACTGAAGAAGGTGGTGATACCTTTGAGAGAGATAAGGTTTTCAGTCTTGGTGGAACAGGCCAAGAGTGCTGAGCACCTAGAGAAGGGCCCTGGTCCTGTTGCTAGACATCAAAAAAGTGTCGTAGAGGCGAGGCAGATGAAAAAGCCTTACAGCCGACCACAGACATCTCAGGGTCCCATTTGCTACCAGTGTGGCGGACCCCATTTGAAAAGGAATTGCCCACAGCTGACAGGTGGAGTAGGAGGGTCAGGCGACCGTCGCAAGTGTTTCATATGCGACAAACCTGGACACTTTGCAAATAATTGCCAAGAAAAGAAGAGTCTGAGTGTGAAGAAACCAGCAGCATCACCCGTAGAAAGGGCTAGAGCGGTCGGTAGGGTCTTTGCCTTGACCTCCACAGAGACTACTCGATCAGGTAACCTTATCCTTGAGCCTTGCTTATTGTTGGGTTATTCAGTGTTGGTGTTGTTCAATTCTGGAGTAACACATTCTTTCATTGCTAATGCGTGTGTGAGGAGATTGAATTTGGTGAAACGTGATTTGGGGTGTGAGTTGCTTGTTTCAACTCCCTCCTCGGGTCAAGTAGCTACCAGTTCAGTTTGCGTTGGGTGTTCAATGGAAGTGGCACGTCACATATtcaaggtgaacttggtgtgA